Part of the Impatiens glandulifera chromosome 8, dImpGla2.1, whole genome shotgun sequence genome is shown below.
CAAAGGTAGCAATCATGCTGTCCCTCCGCACAAACAGGCCAGCCTGTATTTACTCACCATTTGTATCCCTTTATTCACCTTCCACATGGCAATGGGTCCCCATTTTAGAACACTGGCCATATCCTTATTTTTCTATTACCTTCATCATGATTCATGACCTCCATTATGGAACAAATCCATTCTCACTCTGCTCTTCTGCTGCACTTTCTTCAAGAACATAGATAATTTGtattatcttcatttgatcATCATCATTTTAGATGGCCTGCTTTTTGTTTTTCACAGCTTTCATAATGGTTCTCATGATCTCACCAGCATTATGCTTTTCCATTTCACTACTAAAGTTTGACACTCCTGCTGTAGTAGTATTACCAGATCATCCGTTATCTCCTTTTAAAGGGGGTAGTGTTCCTAGTCCAGATATTTCTCCTCTCCTTCCTTCTCCATttggatcttcttcttcttcatcaatcaTCCCTTCAAACCCTAGCCCACCAAATCCTGATGAAGTAGTAAACATTTTTGCTCCTGATTCTTCATTTTCTCCGGCTGGGGCTCCACTGTCTTCGTCTTCTTCATTGCTGTATTGTTCGGATATGGTCTCTTTGCTAGTTGTGACTACAATACTATTTGTTTTGGTAGTTTGAgtaaattgttataattttttctccCCAGTTACTAGGTTTCTATCCATGTTTTTGAGTCATCCACTTGAGATGGATTTTGTTTATGCTGTTTTGTATCAtatattgtttatgtttttgaataAGGTCTTTCTTGACTTTGGAACAATTAGTACTCATGAATATTACATTTCAATTGGAATGGgttttttaggtttttattAGAACATAGTCTCAAAACCAAACACTTTTCCCTTTTATTGGGGCATAGAGGCAGGATTCTGTACTACCACACAGATTTAAGGTTTAGGTTTGGTTTAGTTTGTTCGTTCTAACTTCGATTCAACATTTTGCGTCGCATTCATGACttatttaagaaataagttGAACCAAACATTTAAATTTGACTAACTTATTTGCTCAAACTAGTGTAAGTTAATTGCAATTcactaaactaataataatttaaccaattaaaaactcaaataatataatttttttatagaaaaagatttaaaataaaaataaataactcaacatcaaacaagcttagTTTTGCTGATCTTAAACTGATTTGTTTATAAATGAAACTAATAGACacattaacaatatattatcatatatgtGCATGAATACAAGAATAAGGTTTAATCATATTAAAGATCCTTGCATCTCAAGATCTTTGCCACTATCTGACCTTACAAGATTACGACCACCAACCAATTTCTTGCTCGGGGCATCGTCAGAATGCAGGGCGGTTTGATTAACTCTTCGAACAAACTGAGTAAACGAAGGAAAATGATCAGGTGAGAAGAAATAAGCTCCCATTCTTTGATAAGTAAATGAACTCATCAACCCTTTCTTAGCCATATTCTCCTCAATTCGCTCTAACCGACCACTAGGAGCTGCTCCTGAAACCAACGAATTCTCACCCGACAATTCAACTCCGTGTCTCTCACAAGCTTCCATGATTTGAGCTGTTAACAGCTCCGGGCTTGAAAGAGCTTCATTGGACAAGTCCATTCCGGGTAAGATCATTTTGCAAGAGTTTTGCGCAAAGATTCTGGCAATCTCGTCGTATCCATCTCTATTAACAATGTTATAAAATCCGGCAGTTAATTCAGATGGACGAGATTGTGTTTTGTACCACGAGGGTAGTAATGGAATTTTCCCATAAACCTCTACATTCGAGTCTTTGAAAGTAGAGGCAGCAAGGGAGAGGATTCTGTCTCCGTGAGCCATAAGTTGGCTCGAGTACCATGATAGGAAGAATTGTCCATACGGAGCATTCCACGATCCATTGTCATCATTGAAGAAGTTTCCAGAATTCGGAGATTGGTCATAGCTTGGGGCATCATGTGGACCTGAAAGCCCCCAGAAAGGGTTCCCAGAAGCTTCAGCATGTTGTTTAAGATTATTCAACATGTTTTTATCGTAACATTGAAATTCCCCAACTCCGACATTGTTGGATAGTTTTCGCTGAGAAGGGTAACAAAGCTCCCCATTTGGTCCAAGCCCAATGGATATACCCTGCATAACATGTAAACAAGAACAATTAAAATGACAGTTTTTATAACTTTGTTATCAAAATCATCCAATTCCCTTACTAATTCCCTTACCGTGATAGTTGAACCAAGGAGATGATTAAAGGAACACTTAAAGCTCTCACAAAAATCCTTATAAACTTGAACCGGAGTCTTCCCATGAAGAACAGGCGACTGATCAACCGCCAACGATAGACAATTTCTATATCGATCGCCTGCCCTATCCGTAAAGAAGATATCTGGTTGTAATTCGCCAATTCGCGAAACCCAATCAGGAAGGTCAATTCTCGGTTTATCCGATGCATGGAAGCAAATGGAGATACGTAGTTTAAGACCTATCTCATCTACCATATTCGCTAAAGCAAGATAACCAGACCAATCATATTCCCCAATGGAGTTCTTCTCTACAACACCCCACCATACTGAAACCTCAACACCATCAACTCCTAACAATTTCAAAGCTTTCAATCCAACTACAATTGCTCGTTCATGATTAACAGCATTACATTCGGAAATCGCATCAATAGGTAAGCCAACGTATAATTCAGTTTTTCCATTAACCTAACAAGGTAAAAAAGAAAACCCAGTTCGCATTTGAGTTTATCTGACTTAGTTTAGTAGAATAGTAGTCATTGATAgaaaataaaacacttacatgAGAAGATCGTGTAGATGAATCGGCGATGATTCTGTGAGATGGAAGAGATTCGGATCGGGAATAAGCTCTTAGTGTTAGGGAGGTTGAAGATCTAATCGGCCATCTGAATGATGGAGTAAATGAGATGGttgttttgagagagaaaagatTAGGGTTTACATGATGATTAGAGAAAAATCCTGCACTTGACTGGGAGCTTATTAAGGCGGAAACCTCCATTATCAATGATCGAGattgaaagaagatgaaatggagATCGGAATCTTTGagaggattatttgaaaatatagagaataaggaagaagaagaagaagagttaGTAGATAAAGCGAGAGGAAGAAGGGGGCCAGCGAAGCAATTGACACGTGTCAAGCATACGGAAATAGAAGAAATTTAGCcgcataaatcatttcttctttttaataattctttttcttGGACGAAatcattttagaatttttctatACCAACTAATAAccaatgaatttataaataggAAAATGATCGAGGCAAAtgggagaaaaaataaaaaaaattatttcacatatttatttgaagtgATTTCTTGAATGAAGGATTTGTTTTTAGgttaaaaattgttataatcCGTTTAGAATACTTGCTTATAATTTTAGAGGAGGGATAAAGAGAGAATTtgatgagagaatttggtgagggaatgacttgacatcatgattggaaaatttaaaagtgggatgaaaaagagaaaagagagaaattatttgattttttaacaaataagagtcattccctcaccaaattcccttatctaatcatttctcataattctaatataaaaatttgaatttatacatcaaatttttatataaattccgaTTGACACATTTGTTACCTCTATTATAtctcttataaatataaatttattataataaatatgaagatttTAGAAGGTTTTaactgttttttaaaaattgtttatgtatattaaaaatgataaaattctttaaataaaacgataatttatgataagaatatattttttttaaattttaataagttatttagCTAGTATattctaaaacaaaaataataaataaatgattaattcaTTAACTTTTAAGAAATCGTTCTtaataagaagaaaataaatttttgctatttataaaaaaaaatagattataatatattgagcaagtggataagataaaataataataatgagaagATTGCTGAGTCATATCCACGGCAGCCAGACAAAATATGAATATGGGGTTGCCAGATTTTGATTCTCTCAAGCTTAAgctaggccttgtttgatctctatgttttgggtttttttcaaagaattttacttaaaactcaattataatttcattcatataatttttctttttatttattaaaatattaaaaagaaaaaatgtatatattttttgagaAAGGATTAGGTGAGGAAATTTGGTaaggaaatttggtgagggaatgacttggcataatcttattcgctgaaaaaatcaaataatttctcttttttctctttttcctcaaatttttacatttttcaaccaatgaaaTGAAggaggtgatgccaagtcatttcCTCAACAAATCCTCTCTCTATCCCtcctcatatttttttttttcataaccCTCCCCccaccaaaaaaaaattcaaatatctgTCTCACACAAATTTTTCCTCCAAATGTGCATAGAAGGCCAACATTAGGTAGATAAGAATCTCTTATAAAAAGGGAAAAAGCaaagataaaaaagaaagaaaaaggaaagGTCAAAAGAGCTTTGTTTGACCTagtatttttttgtgtttttaaaaaaactaataataattaaataagagaaattattggaattcaaaatcataatctagtatataaaataattttggtagATACACTTTATTTTGTATATCCCAtcactataataataataattattataatatgacCATTATGTGTGATATGATGATGGGTAtctaattattgataattttatagaGTGTCATTCACAACATTGTTACACATGCCATGTTCAACTAGAtttgaaataaaacaattattttttttatttgcaaTAAGTTTTCAATCAATGAAACATGACTCAACAACAAGTGTTTTCATCACCAACAAAATTCAAGCTGTATAATTGAACATCttcacttaatatatatatgaaatggtTTCATcctctaacaaaatcatatataaaaatttaaattattataaataaatattaatcaattattataaaagtaaCAACTTAATACTAATATCAGCTTGTCATATATCCACcacatgtttatatatatagcaAGACAGCCAAATGTGacttaaaggaaaaaaaaaactagaggCCAATTTcagttcataaaaaaaataaaaaattgaaaaaaaaaaccaaacaTACTTCcaagtataaatatatttatggctcacattatttattgaatttgttTTCCATTGACCACACACTTTTTCTAATTAAGATATCGTGTATgcaattcatttaatataagttATAATACATTTAAACTTGTGTTTATTCACTTTTGTGTGGTCAAGACTAAGCATTAGTAATTGTAATTAAACAAGTTTgatgacaaatattatatttgtagggttattattatcattactaGAGATATAGTacaataatactaaaaaaaatattattttcaataaaaataaataaatcatattctATCAAATTTAGTAGGTTGTTTTTAGTTAACTATTCAAACTTTACATATGTTTTGATACACAAATGCAACCAATTAAGTTAgaatcaatataaaaatattaatttagttatatattaaaatcatatGATTTTGAATAAAACTTTATGTAGcaatattataaactatatttaatgaaatatataacattacatTATCTTAACAAAAATTCacataatattgatttttattttcatcattaTTATCAAATagtgaagattttttttttttaattttcattaaataatttataagtttgaaataaagatactcaatctcatatatatatatatatatatatatatatatatatatatatatatatatatatatatatatatatatatatacacgattgataatattttatattattatttttaaataatacaattgtgattaaatattaagttggattaatatcatttaaattttagattttataatacaattttatgagtgtttgatcatttttactattaaaatctaataatattataacaaaatatataaatttagtcaCTCATGTTAGTAGCTGTTCAATAATAGTTACGAACGTCTTAAATtagtgttaaaaaaaaaaatcttgaatatagttaatagttaattatttaacttcaattaaaatttaataatagacTATCACTAAGATTGAAAATTAAGAAAcaagtataatataattatttagatcTAGCCTTTCATAATTCAGATCTAAACTGGTCTGGGCTGTGCTGAGATGGGCTGGGCTGGGAAGGGCCCTGTTGAAATTGATAAATACAATGGGCCAGGAATCAGTTGGCAAaacttatttgatatttaaaccCAACagttaatcaatttatttatttattctgtcaattcaaataattaattaatgtattaaaatattcttattattttttatataaatattattttactgaCTTATCTGCCTGTAGACTTAGGCTGTGGACCTTAAGCATGCTCGAGTTTGTTTGACTATATTTAGCCCACTCTTtctactaaatatatatatatatatatatatatatatatatatatatatatatatatatatatatatatatatatatatatatatataaacatatatatatatatatataaacatacaTGGCTCTAAGGTTTAAACACATATCTCGCAGACACTTTTAATCACGTAAAATTTGTCGCCTGACAAACTCGAACTTAAGACTTCTCAATGCAGTTGAagttattcatattttattgtcGCTAGGTTAGAAGAGGGAATGAAAATCacaattttatgataaatttttttttttttttatcaaatatttgattttttttctgtCAAAATTTAATGTACTCACGTTCATGTTAAAGTCCAGGTAATTCCTTATTTGTACTTGTAGCAAAAGTCTACCAATTTAATGTGTGTTATTAATACAAGCTAttcaatcaatttcaaatatgtaagtatttattagtattattaatataaaaaaaatgttttcgcatcatataaatatatagggAAAGTGCCAAACAATTTCACAAATAATAAAGATAtggtatatatttaaaacttctaatttttaatatggtTTCAATTACTGCAAAAATCTATTAATCTTTATTTCTAAagaaaattactttaaaattttggtttgctgttaattattataattttctttttgtaaGTGCAATTTATAAACAAAGATTTTTATGGACGTTAGCATATGGGTTAATTAGTATTGTCATAAGAATggatatttcatattttctatctcatattaatttataatatatattttgggtatcatttgagatattttaatctttatttcttaaaaattactTTTACTATTTCAAATTTATCTAACTGATAACTAATACATAATGTATAAccataacaaaattaaatactttttattttattttaaaagtgataCATAGATTAAGcacaaaagtaaaaataataatatcaaagaTGCATGTAGAGACTAATAACTCAATGTCTTTCACAATTAGAACATTGATAAATTAAGTGGTGTCATTAATTAGGTCATCAAATTTGTTGCCATTTTGAATGggtcttatttatttttattttttactttaagtgataattataatttaaacacATTATTTCAATGATTTGACTAGCTTAACAATTACTTGGAAATTACTAAGAGTCTTCttagaaattaagaaaattgacACAAGAATGAGTGTtaggtatttatttatttattaaaaattaactattattattgttatatatgGACATGAAaacacaataattaatattcttagaAGATCTAGGTAATTTCATTGTGAAGAAATTTCAAAGTCAACCCAGGTCCATTAATTAGTTGGTCCACTCAATGACTTGGTATATACATTGTGAACTTGTTTAATGGTGTACCAACTAAAGTCAATTAAGTCCTAtgtaaaacaattattaattatttgtctgGTTACAAACATGCATATATAAGGAAATCATCTAAACATTCAACTTCTTAATTTGCAGCTTGCTAGTTAGAACCTTTGATCGATTCATCGGCAGGTCATATGGGAAAGACATGTTGTTCCTCGGATTCAGATGATTTCGATCTAATGAGTTTCTTCATGATAGTGGTTTTGGTTCTCGTGATGATGCTAATTTGTGTTCCACAACCAAGATCAAGGCGGTTTGTGGTATATCGATGTATTTGATGATCATTGTTATTCCTTTCCGCTTCAATTCTTGGTGATTGATTGCGAAGTTGTTATAATAGTTTAGAAGGTATGTCACAAACTATAAGCTGGATCAAAGTTGTATTTTTGCAATATCATAGAtgttattgaataaaatattgtatttgaaGAGATTGAATGACATCAAATATGAGTTATCATTTAAGTTAGAAGCCAAATTAATTGGCCTTTcaatgatttgttttttatattttaaattcttccttcaaaattaatatgatttcaATTTTGAGCAATTATCCCCTTAATTTGATTGTAATATGGCCTAAGTATattgattgctactaatcaggttctttagggtcgtttgattgtcatcttatAATCCTAGCTAAGacttgtctaactttgatttttttttttggagggGAAAAACGatttagcgtcatttcattaaaaattcccaaaaacgggaaaaaaaaccacgagtttaagagatcattttagacaggcctagaatgattttgaagtcgtaacattctgaataaaagctaaaaagctaaaaacgtaaatgaattatctgtttacaatgctttcaattctagtgagtttaaaaaacagtaaatttcagttcctacagatattccagttctgctccgtgcttgaaattcttctccacgttcctgCGAGGGCgttgcaatccgatacaatatatttccataactcgtcaatgctaatgcgggttctgtcatataccattgcattctgttcttgccaaatgttatacaccactgctccaaaggcGCACTTGAACACGTTTGTTGCAATTCTATTTCCCTTGACTTTGATTCTTGactctcccacttttgggattttaatgaaatggttttaaccgttccCCAAAAAATGGCCTAAATCGTCCATCCAAAAAGTGAGGGCGTAATTAAGGGATTagctctttaaaaaaaattaattttgatttgaaaattaatttttgattaaaaagtgAGTAGCCACTTAGAgattgtttgattttggatacctgagaatttttataaaatttttaaaaaaatattgttttataaaataattatttttttaacttatttagttttaaaatagttcatgtatattaaaattgataaaatcgtttaaacataaataaaagttaaaattattaataaaaatattaaaataaaataaataataatattttaattaataaattaaataatttcacgcacatatattttagaatgtgatataaatattaattatttaaaaaaaaactaatatataaacaaatatctaaattgatattttttaataactaaattgGATGATTCCGTGTTCCACGGGCTAATTCGGTCAACATTAAAATAGCTccaaacttttaaattatattcaaattagcCCACAGCCTTGGTacttgtttaaaaattaaataccctcaaattcaatttgattatattaatttgaattgtcAATCAATATGTAAaccaatatataataaattcaacTTATATGAAatccctcaatttcatttttttaaaattaatgcattgtgatttttaaaatgtaagctgtcaaataatcatataaaaagaaaagacaaattttttctctaagaaaaatattaaattaacattaattttagtagttataaaatattttaatttgattatattttgtatGCTATATTGTATTACTTGTAAtactattttattgaatttgtaataaattatattttattttatataatatagaatGCTAGCATATAACCTTAGCATTATAACCTTAATAGACATTACATTATTTGTGACATTTAACtcttataaactattttttttttgtcaatttagCTACCTTATTGAGTTATTTCATAATTTGATtgcattattaatattttgctTGGGTAAAGAATCTCTATAAGACCGATCATTCATAATAGTGTCTTCTCCATCGATCAAATCAGGTGGAAATGTCAATTGGCCGCAGTTCAACAAGTCAAGAGCTAGCGGCGATTGGAATGACCTTCTTAGGACTATTCCAGAAGGTGCGAGAGTTCTTGACGCACTTTCATCCTATCATATGAATAACCATGAGGATACTCGTGTTTGGAGTGTTGAGAACAATGATAAGTTCGACTCAGGGGCATCTTGGGATTGTGTTCGTGATCATGGGAACATTGTTCCATGGTCCCATTTAATGTGGTCTACCAAAGTGATCCCCAAacaccaattcattttatgGCTCTCCTTTCGCGAGAGACTCAATACTCGTGATCGGATCAAAAAGTACATGAGCATCTCGGATCCTAATTGCCTCCTTTACTTGGGACATGAGGAGACCATTGAACACCTCATTTGGAACTGCCCTTTCGCCTCCTTGCTTTGGCGCAGATTCTTCGCATCAATGAGCCTCCTCAACTTCCCAAACGAATGAACCGACATCAAGGACCTCACCATCACAAAGACCAAGGGCAACGACTTCAGCTTCAATACCTTCAAGTGTTTTTTTGCCAACATTATTTGTTTATCACATTTGGATGGAGAGGAACGCTAGAGTCTTCTCAGGAGTCCGCAATAATGCAGACACAGTCTGGAACAATATTATCACCGACGACAACTCTCTCATCCGAACGTGGAGGCACATTCCCGGCCCACAGGTGAGAAGAATTggttaatttgtcaaaattggAACATCGCTTACGAAAAAGTCACTATCACCACTGATTTTATTGCActttaattatcaatttaatttgtcatttgttatctctaattttttattgtcctttatttagtttgtttttactCCGATTTTCTTTGAACTCATGTAATTATTTTGTCCTTTTATGACTTTTTATTCAATTAACGTTACGCcgtgttttacaaaaaaaaaaaaaaaaatctttataagatcgaaaataaaaatattcctacttaaaatacataaatacaCCCAAGAAATTCTAGATTTATGAATAGACATGTCAAAAATAGCTCACTTTGCATACACGGTTACTACACTtgttttcaatttcaaataaaatgttaattattattattattccctCTCACCCATTcaagtttatttaaaacaactttaaactaaaagtggatgaagaatatcaAATTCAATATATACTTGCTAGAAATTTCAAGGCCACTAATTATACATATATGATACCGTACAAAATCAGAATATTTCATTTCAAGAATATATATGCCTTAataatttgtgaaaaaaaaaattacaaataaataaaagacatgcATATATACAAATCgatataaatcaaaattgaaTCTCTTTATAAAAAAGGTCTCAATGCATGCACGTGTTGTACGTACCCTAATTAATGTCAATTGTATTatcatgatcatatatatatatatatgtctaggATAAGGAATCATACATGCACTATGTTGCAAGGATTGTGCTTCTTTTAGGGAATTAATTCTATgccacattattatttttatttaaaaacttttatataacaaattaataaccCTAGTACTAGTCATTAAATGAACTATGTTAATtaatcttcaattaattaaagatatattgaaggatttaattaatttcaaacatttgtATGTCCATGGATTGAACAATGTTTGATTATGATTTGATCAACCTATGAGATTAATTAGTGTGATTATGGACTAATTTAAGTCCatcaaaatttgttatttatttttattttgaaatgtgACATATGTAActattaatttcttaatattttttcaatttaattaccAAAAAGAAGTCCTACATTGATTCACTATCCTCtataattttctttcattttctttaaactaATTCTAATTTTCTTTCAAGCTAATtgtaagaataatttttttattagttccTAAATGCAATTTATGAGTTCAAAAAGACTCTAACTCATGATCACCCATGATTTTGAATTCTTGAGTTATGCTAAGTTATAagttttcaatataattttttaaactataaatttagtattattatttaagtaaaaCTAATTTATACCCGTAATTTTGAATTCTTGAGTTATACTAAGTTATAACATTTTGGGTGTATGCGAATCtcaatgaaataattttgtgaTGAACTATCACTTTTTACATATAAATGAAAGTgagttttatcttttttttttatttacgagaataaaaaataattagaaaattaaatatcatgCCACtctgtaattgtttttttatttcagcATTTCCTAGCCTTCCTAGTCTGTGACCTCCCTGTATCATTTGAAAGGTGTATAGAATAAACCCTAATATATAAAGATATGCCTTGTTTGAGGACATggtatttttgattttttttttcaattttcttttttaaaaccttgtttgataatttttttttttaaaaaaccaaatTTTGAGTTAATATATCAAAGTATCactatattttgattttctcttttattttttatttttttgagttaataaaggataattttaatatttaatagataaatagagttattagagaaaaaaaaatagttgagttttaagtaaaaatgaaaaaactatatatatcaaacaaaccATATTgaaagcgttttgagtttaagcgagACCATAACTATGAGGTGTGATGCTAGTTCGATCTACTATAATTCTCGGAAAAAAAACCATATAGAGATGAGAATAATGGGTTCGTACATGTGTTGCGTACCTTGGATCATCATCGATCATTGATCATCGATCATTGATCATGGATCATCGATCATTGATGATCATCCCCGTTGGTTAATTAGTGGAGATGTCAGGAACCGCCCTTGTAATCTTCTTTATTCTTATTCCCCCCAAAAGTAGATGTTTTTAACGTTTAGCATGCATGCATTATCAGTTATCATATAACCAGCCTTTGGGACTCACTTATGGACACTAGACAAACAATTGGGGGCGggtcatttataaatatatccttaaaaatatttccaaaattttattttttgaaaaggtAAGCTGActgttttaattttcttattaatccATGCATCATGATCAATGTACGTAAAAGTTGCATATATGCTTATGATCTCATGATAAAACACAGAATCATAATTATAAACTAAGTTATAACATAATTGGTCACAAATTAACTAAAATCTCAATATTGGTCAAAGTCTTAAtcttttagatttattatttgtttaaataattttcaattga
Proteins encoded:
- the LOC124911686 gene encoding inactive beta-amylase 9; amino-acid sequence: MEVSALISSQSSAGFFSNHHVNPNLFSLKTTISFTPSFRWPIRSSTSLTLRAYSRSESLPSHRIIADSSTRSSHVNGKTELYVGLPIDAISECNAVNHERAIVVGLKALKLLGVDGVEVSVWWGVVEKNSIGEYDWSGYLALANMVDEIGLKLRISICFHASDKPRIDLPDWVSRIGELQPDIFFTDRAGDRYRNCLSLAVDQSPVLHGKTPVQVYKDFCESFKCSFNHLLGSTITGISIGLGPNGELCYPSQRKLSNNVGVGEFQCYDKNMLNNLKQHAEASGNPFWGLSGPHDAPSYDQSPNSGNFFNDDNGSWNAPYGQFFLSWYSSQLMAHGDRILSLAASTFKDSNVEVYGKIPLLPSWYKTQSRPSELTAGFYNIVNRDGYDEIARIFAQNSCKMILPGMDLSNEALSSPELLTAQIMEACERHGVELSGENSLVSGAAPSGRLERIEENMAKKGLMSSFTYQRMGAYFFSPDHFPSFTQFVRRVNQTALHSDDAPSKKLVGGRNLVRSDSGKDLEMQGSLI
- the LOC124911256 gene encoding classical arabinogalactan protein 25, translated to MACFLFFTAFIMVLMISPALCFSISLLKFDTPAVVVLPDHPLSPFKGGSVPSPDISPLLPSPFGSSSSSSIIPSNPSPPNPDEVVNIFAPDSSFSPAGAPLSSSSSLLYCSDMVSLLVVTTILFVLVV
- the LOC124912872 gene encoding uncharacterized protein LOC124912872 encodes the protein MGKTCCSSDSDDFDLMSFFMIVVLVLVMMLICVPQPRSRRFVVYRLSSPSIKSGGNVNWPQFNKSRASGDWNDLLRTIPEGARVLDALSSYHMNNHEDTRVWSVENNDKFDSGASWDCVRDHGNIVPWSHLMWSTKVIPKHQFILWLSFRERLNTRDRIKKYMSISDPNCLLYLGHEETIEHLIWNCPFASLLWRRFFASMSLLNFPNE